From Amycolatopsis sp. YIM 10, the proteins below share one genomic window:
- a CDS encoding aldehyde dehydrogenase family protein — translation MSDRLSVTKTYKLYIGGKFPRSESGRSYPVSDAKGKFLANAAHASRKDVRDAVVAARKAFGGWSGATAYNRGQVLFRVAEVLEGRRDQFVSEVSACEGVPAKKAESLVDTAIDRWVWYAGWTDKIATVLGAANPVAGPYFSFTVPEPTGVVGVLAPQSSSLLGLVSVLAPVLATGSTAVVVSSAERPLPAITLSEVLATSDVPGGVANILTGRAAELGSWLASHGDVNALDPTGAAEADRAELAKAAAGTVKRVLSVPAEEPDWTAQPDIKRLRRYLEAKTVWHPLGV, via the coding sequence ATGTCTGATCGTCTTTCGGTGACCAAGACCTACAAGCTCTACATCGGCGGGAAGTTCCCGCGTTCGGAGTCCGGGCGCTCGTACCCGGTCTCCGACGCGAAGGGCAAGTTCCTGGCCAACGCCGCGCACGCGTCGCGCAAGGACGTCCGCGACGCCGTGGTGGCCGCGCGCAAGGCCTTCGGCGGCTGGTCCGGCGCCACCGCCTACAACCGCGGTCAGGTGCTGTTCCGCGTCGCCGAGGTGCTCGAAGGCCGTCGCGACCAGTTCGTCAGCGAGGTGAGCGCCTGCGAGGGCGTGCCTGCCAAGAAGGCTGAGTCCCTTGTGGACACCGCGATCGACCGCTGGGTCTGGTACGCGGGCTGGACCGACAAGATCGCCACCGTGCTCGGGGCGGCGAACCCGGTGGCGGGCCCGTACTTCTCGTTCACCGTGCCGGAGCCGACCGGGGTGGTCGGGGTGCTGGCGCCGCAGTCCTCCTCGCTGCTGGGCCTGGTCAGCGTGCTGGCCCCGGTGCTGGCCACCGGGTCGACCGCGGTGGTGGTGAGCAGCGCCGAGCGGCCGCTGCCCGCGATCACCCTGTCCGAGGTGCTGGCCACCTCCGACGTTCCCGGTGGGGTGGCGAACATCCTGACCGGGCGCGCCGCGGAACTCGGTTCTTGGCTGGCCTCACACGGCGACGTCAACGCGCTCGACCCGACCGGTGCGGCCGAGGCCGACCGCGCCGAGCTGGCGAAAGCCGCCGCGGGCACGGTCAAGCGGGTGCTCAGCGTGCCCGCCGAGGAGCCGGACTGGACAGCGCAGCCGGACATCAAGCGCCTGCGGCGCTACCTCGAAGCGAAGACCGTCTGGCACCCGCTGGGCGTCTGA
- a CDS encoding aldehyde dehydrogenase family protein, with product MPDSPFEYAPAPESRDIANLKPAYRPFINGEFVDGAGEPLKSINPATEEVLAEVSTASKSDVDTAVKAARRAYEKSWGKMPGAERAKYIFRLARLIQERARELAVLESLDNGKPIKESRDSDIPTAAAHFFYHAGWADKLDYAGYGPDPRPLGVAGQVIPWNFPLLMLAWKIAPALATGNTVVLKPAETTPLTALVFAEICQQAELPPGVVNILPGAGDIGAELVGHPDVNKIAFTGSTEVGKLIQRTVAGTPKKLTLELGGKAANVVFDDAPLDQAVEGIVNGIFFNQGHVCCAGSRLLVQESIVDEVLAKLRYRVSTLRIGDPLDKNTDIGAINSREQLTKIQELVDSGDTEGAQRWTSPCPVPERGFFFAPTVFSDVQQSMRIAREEIFGPVLSVLTFRTPEEAVTKANNTPYGLSAGIWTEKGSRILWMANQLRAGVVWANTFNRFDPAAPFGGYQESGFGREGGRTGLEAYLDV from the coding sequence ATGCCCGACTCACCCTTCGAATACGCGCCAGCACCCGAATCCCGCGACATCGCGAACCTCAAGCCCGCCTACCGCCCGTTCATCAACGGCGAGTTCGTCGACGGTGCCGGTGAGCCGCTGAAGTCGATCAACCCGGCCACCGAGGAGGTGCTCGCCGAGGTCTCCACCGCGTCGAAGTCCGATGTGGACACCGCGGTGAAGGCGGCCCGCCGGGCCTACGAGAAGAGCTGGGGCAAGATGCCCGGCGCCGAGCGCGCCAAGTACATCTTCCGCCTGGCGCGGCTGATCCAGGAACGCGCGCGCGAACTCGCCGTGCTGGAGAGCCTGGACAACGGCAAGCCGATCAAGGAGTCGCGCGACTCCGACATCCCGACCGCCGCCGCGCACTTCTTCTACCACGCGGGCTGGGCGGACAAGCTGGACTACGCGGGCTACGGCCCGGACCCGCGCCCGCTGGGCGTGGCCGGCCAGGTCATCCCGTGGAACTTCCCGCTGCTCATGCTGGCCTGGAAGATCGCCCCGGCGCTGGCCACCGGCAACACCGTGGTGCTCAAGCCCGCCGAGACCACCCCGCTCACCGCGCTGGTCTTCGCCGAGATCTGCCAGCAGGCCGAACTCCCGCCCGGCGTGGTGAACATCCTGCCCGGCGCCGGGGACATCGGCGCCGAGCTGGTCGGCCACCCGGACGTGAACAAGATCGCCTTCACCGGGTCCACCGAGGTCGGCAAGCTGATCCAGCGCACGGTCGCGGGCACGCCGAAGAAGCTCACCCTGGAGCTGGGTGGCAAGGCGGCGAACGTGGTGTTCGACGACGCGCCACTGGACCAGGCGGTCGAGGGCATCGTCAACGGCATCTTCTTCAACCAGGGCCACGTCTGCTGCGCCGGTTCGCGGCTGCTGGTCCAGGAGTCCATTGTGGACGAGGTGCTGGCGAAGCTGCGCTACCGCGTGTCCACGCTGCGCATCGGGGACCCGCTGGACAAGAACACCGACATCGGCGCGATCAACTCGCGCGAGCAGCTGACCAAGATCCAGGAGCTGGTCGACTCGGGCGACACCGAGGGCGCGCAGCGCTGGACCAGCCCGTGTCCGGTGCCCGAGCGCGGTTTCTTCTTCGCCCCCACGGTTTTCTCCGACGTGCAGCAGTCCATGCGCATCGCCCGCGAGGAGATCTTCGGGCCGGTGCTCTCGGTGCTCACCTTCCGCACGCCGGAGGAGGCGGTCACCAAGGCGAACAACACGCCGTACGGCCTGTCCGCCGGGATCTGGACGGAAAAGGGCTCCCGGATCCTGTGGATGGCGAACCAGCTGCGGGCCGGCGTCGTCTGGGCCAACACCTTCAACCGCTTCGATCCCGCCGCTCCGTTCGGCGGCTACCAGGAATCGGGCTTCGGCCGCGAGGGCGGGCGCACCGGTCTGGAGGCTTACCTCGATGTCTGA
- a CDS encoding DUF1707 domain-containing protein yields MRVSDADRERVAQILHKAMSEGRITVDELEERLSVVYAAKTAADLQPVTVDLPVDGNTAVVVPPTSRAVSSPHNLVGGRPGSTSSVAVMSGTERKGSWVIPATHNSFAFWGGVEINLMHARFAEQHTTINAVAIMAGIDIVVPDDIILDVTGIGFMGAFESHDRGDVQQAPDNAPVLKVTGFAFWGAVTVVRKPRQAPGQARQINP; encoded by the coding sequence ATGCGGGTGTCCGACGCCGATCGTGAGCGGGTCGCGCAGATCCTGCACAAGGCGATGAGCGAGGGCCGGATCACCGTCGACGAGCTGGAGGAGCGGCTCTCCGTGGTCTACGCCGCCAAGACGGCGGCCGACCTGCAACCGGTGACCGTCGACCTTCCGGTGGACGGGAACACCGCGGTCGTGGTGCCACCCACCTCCCGCGCGGTGTCGAGCCCGCACAACCTGGTCGGCGGGCGACCCGGCTCGACCAGTTCGGTCGCGGTGATGTCCGGCACCGAGCGCAAGGGCAGCTGGGTCATCCCGGCCACGCACAACAGCTTCGCCTTCTGGGGCGGCGTCGAGATCAACCTGATGCACGCGCGGTTCGCCGAGCAGCACACCACGATCAACGCGGTCGCGATCATGGCGGGCATCGACATCGTGGTGCCCGACGACATCATTCTCGACGTGACCGGCATCGGTTTCATGGGCGCCTTCGAAAGCCACGACCGCGGTGACGTGCAGCAGGCCCCGGACAACGCGCCGGTGCTCAAGGTGACCGGCTTCGCCTTCTGGGGCGCGGTCACCGTGGTCCGCAAGCCGCGCCAGGCCCCGGGCCAGGCGCGGCAGATCAACCCCTGA
- the deoC gene encoding deoxyribose-phosphate aldolase — protein MTVTSTATDTPSPLPERLADATRDETSLRRFLHGLPGVDQVGVEQRAAGLGTRSIKKAAKRWAIDTAISMVDLTTLEGADTRGKVRALAAKAKLPDPEHPDTPRVAAVCVYPDLVATAVEALQGTGIGVASVATAFPSGRSSREIKLADVKMAVDAGASEVDMVIDRGAFLEGRYGHVFEEIQAIKTACGQAHLKVILETGELATYDNARRASWLALLAGGDFIKTSTGKVSPAATLPVTHVMLQAVHDWHQVTGELRGVKPAGGIRTTKDAIKYLVAVHEVAGPQWLDPHLFRFGASSLLNDLLLQRRTQLDGHYSGPDYVTVD, from the coding sequence ATGACAGTTACGTCAACGGCGACGGACACCCCGTCACCGCTGCCAGAGCGGCTCGCCGACGCCACGCGCGACGAGACGAGCCTGCGCCGGTTCCTGCACGGGCTGCCCGGCGTCGACCAGGTCGGCGTCGAGCAGCGCGCCGCCGGGCTCGGCACCCGCAGCATCAAGAAGGCCGCCAAGCGCTGGGCCATCGACACCGCCATCTCGATGGTCGACCTGACCACGCTGGAGGGCGCCGACACCCGCGGCAAGGTGCGCGCGCTGGCCGCCAAGGCCAAGCTGCCCGACCCCGAGCACCCGGACACCCCGCGCGTGGCCGCGGTCTGCGTGTACCCGGATCTGGTCGCCACCGCGGTCGAGGCGCTTCAGGGCACCGGGATCGGCGTGGCCAGCGTCGCCACCGCCTTCCCCTCCGGCCGCTCCAGCCGCGAGATCAAGCTCGCCGACGTCAAGATGGCCGTCGACGCCGGGGCGTCCGAGGTCGACATGGTGATCGACCGCGGCGCCTTTCTCGAAGGCCGCTACGGCCACGTGTTCGAGGAGATCCAGGCCATCAAGACGGCCTGCGGCCAGGCCCACCTCAAGGTCATCCTGGAGACCGGCGAACTCGCCACCTACGACAACGCGCGGCGCGCCTCGTGGCTGGCGCTGCTGGCCGGCGGCGACTTCATCAAGACCTCCACCGGCAAGGTCTCCCCCGCGGCCACCCTGCCGGTCACCCACGTGATGCTGCAGGCCGTGCACGACTGGCACCAGGTCACCGGCGAACTGCGCGGGGTGAAACCGGCAGGCGGCATCCGCACCACCAAGGACGCGATCAAGTACCTGGTCGCCGTGCACGAGGTCGCCGGGCCGCAGTGGCTCGACCCGCACCTGTTCCGGTTCGGCGCCTCCAGCCTGCTCAACGACCTCCTGCTGCAGCGCCGCACCCAGCTCGACGGCCACTACAGCGGTCCCGACTACGTGACGGTGGACTGA